One Cryobacterium roopkundense genomic region harbors:
- a CDS encoding ATP-binding protein produces MQAIDLQDEILSISLTFEERVRLVVDDAYSTFMHSKVDGLIRRAGLRYPNADLRRIDLLDERGLNRQVLTQLGTCSFVTRQQNVVFQGFTGSGKSYLGCALAKRACEHRIRAHYVRMPDLEEAWVAAQDTTGGAGKFLRKYAAFTLLVIDEWLLDKPTESMRTMLLELMERRYGETSTVFCTQYQQKDWHQRLGAGVHADAIMDRIIHNTTWVDTGTYNMREQAALATA; encoded by the coding sequence CTGCAGGCCATCGACCTGCAGGACGAGATTCTCTCGATCAGCCTGACCTTCGAGGAACGGGTCCGGCTCGTTGTTGACGACGCCTACTCGACGTTCATGCATTCCAAGGTTGACGGGCTGATCCGGCGGGCGGGACTTCGTTATCCGAACGCGGATCTGCGCCGCATCGACCTCCTTGACGAGCGCGGCCTCAACCGGCAGGTGCTGACCCAGCTCGGGACCTGCTCGTTCGTCACCCGGCAACAGAACGTCGTCTTCCAAGGCTTCACCGGGTCGGGAAAGTCGTATCTAGGATGCGCTCTCGCCAAACGTGCTTGCGAGCATCGCATCCGCGCCCATTACGTCCGAATGCCCGACCTCGAGGAAGCTTGGGTCGCCGCCCAGGATACAACCGGTGGGGCGGGAAAGTTCCTGCGGAAGTATGCCGCCTTCACGCTCTTGGTCATCGATGAGTGGCTGCTGGATAAGCCGACGGAATCGATGCGGACGATGCTGCTGGAGCTGATGGAGCGCCGTTACGGCGAGACGTCGACGGTGTTCTGCACCCAGTATCAGCAGAAGGACTGGCACCAACGCCTCGGCGCCGGCGTTCACGCCGACGCCATCATGGATCGCATCATCCACAACACGACCTGGGTCGACACTGGCAC